The Candidatus Zymogenus saltonus genome includes a window with the following:
- the pyrF gene encoding orotidine-5'-phosphate decarboxylase — protein sequence MDTTKDKNAGERIIVALDYADLKTAEELVRYLKGIISFFKVGLELFTSSGPGAVKMVTENGAKVFLDLKFHDIPNTVVGAVSSALNLSVSMLNVHAAGGEEMMRAAAKTAAESENRPKLLAVTVLTSIDEEGFRQIGFSGSIGDSVVNLAKSAKNSGLDGVVCSPNEIRPVREILGADFLIVTPGVRPTWSQKDDQRRVMTPAEALNAGADYIVIGRPITADKDPRRAAERIIEDVDGENI from the coding sequence ATGGATACGACAAAAGATAAAAATGCGGGGGAGCGGATAATAGTCGCCCTCGATTATGCGGATTTAAAAACCGCCGAGGAGTTGGTTCGCTACCTTAAGGGTATAATCTCCTTTTTCAAGGTGGGGCTCGAGCTCTTCACTTCCTCGGGCCCGGGCGCCGTAAAAATGGTCACCGAAAACGGCGCAAAGGTTTTCCTGGACCTCAAGTTCCATGACATTCCTAACACGGTGGTAGGGGCCGTTTCGAGCGCCTTGAATTTAAGCGTTTCGATGCTGAACGTCCATGCAGCGGGTGGAGAAGAGATGATGCGGGCGGCCGCCAAGACGGCGGCGGAGTCCGAAAATCGGCCGAAGCTGCTTGCCGTGACGGTCTTGACCTCGATTGACGAGGAGGGCTTTCGCCAGATCGGCTTTTCTGGATCGATCGGGGATTCGGTGGTGAATCTTGCGAAATCTGCCAAAAATTCCGGCCTCGACGGGGTTGTCTGCTCTCCCAACGAGATTCGACCCGTAAGAGAAATCCTCGGGGCCGATTTCCTCATAGTGACGCCGGGGGTGCGCCCGACATGGTCGCAGAAGGACGACCAGAGACGTGTCATGACGCCGGCGGAGGCCCTTAACGCCGGCGCCGACTACATAGTGATCGGAAGACCCATAACAGCGGATAAAGATCCAAGGCGGGCGGCGGAGAGGATCATCGAAGATGTGGATGGTGAGAATATTTAA